One window from the genome of Echinicola vietnamensis DSM 17526 encodes:
- a CDS encoding SusC/RagA family TonB-linked outer membrane protein: protein MSHQLAAQPTVRGRVTDAIEGEPLIGATIVQKGTTNGTVSDDSGEFSISVPANATLIFSYIGYLSKEVQIGNQTTVDVALEEDLKSLEGVVVVGYGTQKKSDLTGAVGTISGKELLSIPSPSFDQMMQGKIAGTQITQTTGAPGGNVNIVIRGVSSITGGNQPLYVIDGFAMGAGGSGSDVSSFNGNSFSSGGMAQNTASKINPLTNINPADIESIEILKDASATAIYGSRGANGVVIITTKRGKQGQSKINFDASNGVQMIANKLDMLNARQFAEFVADGRDNAWVLSGGNASDPNEVRSAGTRVKPEFRNPEAITVNTNWQDVIFRPSVVQSYQLSASGGKEGVDYYVSGGYFNQEGIIKGSDFKKFNLRSNIDAYLTKRLKLGISIAGSHSWGKFARAEGHLGQRGLISAALASSPALSVYDKNGNYTSELLDPLGVPVENPLLIIDEFSDTRSSTNVFTNNYLEYEIVEGLTLKSSIGINYIADHTRLWKSSEIGEWGAKTSLATAGVHQRTNLNWLNENVLNYRRSINGVHDVDAIVGFTAQKDKTDWLQAGATDFPTDHIEYLAGGNVNAGTNYVSEWSMLSLLARVNYTYKGKYLVTGTVRRDGSSRFGPNNRWGTFPSFSVGYRISEEPFMQSVTFIDNLKIRASYGVSGNNLIGNYAHIGLLGTTRYVSSNQAALGIIPQSLANENLTWERSLQTNIGLDVALFDNRLTLSVDAYKNHKKDLLLNASLPAISGFSASTQNIGELENKGLEFTLDAVVVNTGNFSWNSNFNIGVNKNKVLVLNSDNARIENSAYQFTEVGRPISSFYMLHAIGVFQDWDDVDAHPKQHPDVQPGDLKFEDVNGDGVITNDDKTFVGDPWPDYTFGFNNRLEYDNFALSISVTGSQGNDVYFQGGEIILNAAGVQNQLAVTDERWKSLDDPGNGFTPRAIRSDYAKGISSNSRYLFDGSYVRIKNINLSYTFQRQTLEKINLSGLSVYGDISNVYTFTDYPGYDPEASSTGDNIAASGIDYFSYPIPRIFTLGLRVSF from the coding sequence TTGTCACATCAGCTCGCCGCGCAACCTACTGTCCGCGGCAGGGTAACCGACGCTATTGAAGGAGAGCCGCTCATTGGGGCCACCATAGTGCAGAAAGGAACCACGAATGGCACGGTCTCAGATGATTCAGGAGAATTCAGCATCTCCGTTCCCGCGAATGCCACTCTGATCTTTTCGTATATCGGATACCTTAGCAAGGAGGTACAGATCGGGAACCAGACTACCGTGGATGTTGCGTTGGAGGAAGATCTTAAGAGCCTGGAAGGAGTGGTGGTGGTTGGGTATGGAACGCAGAAAAAAAGCGATCTTACCGGTGCCGTAGGTACCATTTCCGGAAAGGAGCTTTTATCCATACCTTCTCCAAGTTTCGATCAGATGATGCAGGGAAAAATTGCGGGAACACAGATCACCCAAACAACAGGAGCTCCTGGCGGTAATGTAAACATTGTCATCAGGGGTGTTAGCTCGATTACCGGTGGCAACCAACCGCTGTATGTGATTGACGGTTTTGCCATGGGCGCAGGCGGATCAGGTTCGGATGTCAGCAGTTTCAATGGGAATTCATTTTCCTCCGGGGGGATGGCACAAAACACGGCCAGCAAGATAAATCCCCTGACCAATATAAACCCTGCGGATATCGAATCCATAGAGATACTGAAAGATGCTTCAGCAACAGCCATTTACGGATCCAGGGGGGCAAATGGAGTGGTCATTATTACCACGAAGAGAGGAAAGCAGGGACAATCTAAAATTAACTTCGATGCTAGCAATGGCGTACAAATGATAGCCAATAAGCTGGACATGCTAAATGCCCGCCAATTTGCTGAATTTGTGGCTGATGGAAGGGATAATGCCTGGGTGCTTTCGGGTGGCAACGCTTCAGATCCCAATGAAGTAAGATCTGCCGGTACAAGAGTAAAACCTGAATTCCGAAACCCGGAAGCCATCACCGTAAACACCAACTGGCAGGATGTTATTTTCCGTCCGTCGGTTGTCCAAAGTTACCAGCTTTCGGCTAGTGGAGGTAAGGAAGGGGTTGACTATTATGTTTCCGGTGGATACTTTAATCAGGAGGGAATCATTAAAGGATCGGATTTTAAGAAATTCAACCTGCGATCCAATATTGACGCTTACCTTACCAAAAGGCTCAAGCTGGGGATTTCTATAGCTGGATCGCATTCCTGGGGTAAGTTTGCCAGAGCGGAGGGGCATCTGGGCCAGCGCGGACTAATATCGGCAGCATTGGCCAGCTCCCCAGCGCTTTCGGTTTATGATAAAAACGGAAACTATACTTCAGAGCTGCTGGACCCGTTGGGCGTGCCGGTGGAAAATCCACTGTTGATCATTGATGAGTTTAGTGACACGCGCAGTTCTACCAATGTATTTACCAACAACTATCTGGAATATGAAATTGTCGAAGGCTTAACGCTTAAATCTTCCATAGGGATAAACTACATAGCCGACCATACCAGGCTATGGAAATCTTCTGAAATTGGTGAATGGGGTGCCAAGACCAGTTTGGCCACAGCGGGTGTTCACCAAAGAACAAATCTGAATTGGTTAAACGAAAATGTGCTTAACTACCGTCGATCGATCAATGGAGTTCACGATGTGGATGCCATTGTCGGTTTCACTGCGCAAAAAGACAAAACGGATTGGTTACAGGCAGGCGCCACTGATTTTCCCACCGACCATATCGAATACCTCGCAGGAGGAAACGTAAACGCCGGAACCAACTATGTTTCGGAATGGTCCATGCTTTCTTTGTTGGCCAGGGTAAACTATACTTACAAAGGGAAATACCTGGTTACCGGTACCGTGCGCCGCGACGGAAGCTCGAGGTTTGGCCCCAATAACCGATGGGGTACATTCCCTTCATTTTCGGTGGGGTACCGGATATCTGAAGAGCCTTTTATGCAATCTGTCACCTTTATCGATAATCTGAAAATAAGGGCCAGCTACGGAGTTTCTGGAAATAACCTTATCGGAAATTATGCGCACATCGGGTTGTTGGGCACTACGCGGTATGTTTCAAGCAACCAGGCAGCCCTAGGGATCATTCCCCAAAGCCTGGCAAATGAAAACCTCACCTGGGAAAGATCGCTGCAAACCAACATCGGGCTGGATGTCGCTTTGTTCGACAATCGCCTCACACTTTCTGTTGATGCCTATAAAAATCATAAAAAAGATCTGCTGCTTAACGCCTCTTTGCCAGCGATTTCAGGGTTTTCAGCGTCCACCCAAAACATTGGCGAGCTGGAAAACAAAGGGTTGGAATTCACATTGGATGCCGTTGTCGTCAACACAGGGAATTTCTCTTGGAACTCCAATTTCAATATCGGGGTAAACAAAAATAAAGTGTTGGTACTCAATTCAGATAATGCCAGAATTGAAAATTCTGCCTACCAGTTTACAGAAGTAGGAAGGCCGATTTCCAGCTTTTACATGCTGCATGCTATTGGTGTATTTCAGGATTGGGACGATGTGGATGCCCATCCGAAACAACATCCCGACGTGCAACCGGGAGACCTGAAGTTTGAAGACGTCAACGGTGATGGGGTGATCACCAACGACGACAAAACCTTTGTAGGCGATCCCTGGCCCGACTATACCTTTGGGTTCAATAACCGGTTGGAGTATGACAATTTCGCACTCAGCATAAGTGTGACGGGGTCTCAGGGCAATGACGTGTACTTCCAGGGCGGCGAGATCATCCTCAATGCGGCAGGCGTACAAAATCAATTGGCCGTTACCGATGAGCGTTGGAAATCTTTGGACGACCCCGGCAACGGTTTCACGCCCCGTGCCATCAGGAGTGATTACGCGAAAGGGATAAGCTCCAATTCGCGGTATTTGTTTGACGGATCTTATGTCAGGATCAAGAACATTAATCTTTCCTATACATTTCAGCGGCAAACATTGGAAAAAATTAACCTCTCCGGACTGTCTGTGTACGGAGATATCTCCAATGTCTATACCTTCACAGACTATCCCGGCTATGACCCGGAGGCCAGCTCTACCGGCGACAACATTGCAGCCAGCGGTATAGATTATTTCTCCTATCCCATACCGAGGATATTCACTTTAGGACTGAGGGTGTCATTTTAA
- a CDS encoding cellulase family glycosylhydrolase encodes MFRKSALLISLALLTVFYVCRAQSTSDVVLKDGDKVNFIGNSITHAGEFHNFILLYYATRFPEANVTFYNSGIWGDNANSFLRRMDEDILNKPAHYSVVMAGMNDVNRALYAAANQGDPEIEAKKQRALSDYRGYMELVIQRLQEAKTEVILQKPSIYDQTGDLPAENMYGVNDALQQCAVIVDELAAEYNLMVVDYWTILNTLNQQVQASDPKATLISNDRIHPDTPGNFIMAYQFLKDTGVPRTVAGINISDGKLKQSKNCKIDDFQASDSLITFSYLANSLPFPVAPEAEPALELVPFMQELNAETLRVKKLPIGDYALTIDDVFVANYSSEELAAGVNLALEKNMPQYKQAEQVRVQTVLYRSLQRKLRDIKRVEINYLPDSIKNGTFEDIKNYIETLKNANDPKYTHNKNLFDNYLINKPEENDIEQQLLAVNNQIYSINKPVTRKFRLSAGAMTDPDADITHVWEFEEPVVSNKVEGWTIVNYGSPGTSNGILNLTGIQTYNHIRYDVPAGNAIDPTQSKTAIIRLKNGTEDTKARFYWWGSQATAAFIEFDISANDTEFKEYKIDLSRDSRWDGTISIIRFDVPSPLRSSSFSKTIDIDYVKMSEEVLAEPEPEPVQPMAPLIPSPFGVNLAGAEFGKNMPGVYGSDYTYPTSEELDYFKSKGLNLIRLPFKWERIQHQLNGTLNVEELNRIKTFVTAARARGMWVLLDMHNYGRRKIDTTEYIIGDPILPVSAAADVWRKLADEFKTSENIWGYGIMNEPHDMLPSTPWTEIAQAIITEIRSVDSTTTIVVAGDSWSSAERWPSASDNLKNLEDPSDNLIFEGHVYFDDDASGKYDQSYDDEGADPNIGITRTAPFVNWVKQNGFRGFIGEYGVPDDDPRWLVTLDNMLAYLKENCVNGTYWAAGPWWGSYRLAVEPIGGSERPQMAVLEQYKTANSECVAETDPQTHIWEFNGTVENNRIDGWTIVNYTNANSADGILNLTVSQTYQHIKYDVPASNAIDPTHSRYAVIRLKNETPETKARFYWWGPVGDNVANFIEFDISANDADYKEYVVDLSQNTAWTGKSNIRIIRFDVPALAGAASLGENVRIDQVKLLSSLPQIQTYTWHFDEPVVNNKVEGWNIVNYTNASTSNSVLSLTTAQTYNNIRFDVPVAEPIDPSVYKYATIKMKNGTGDSKARFYWWGPVGDNVAHFVEFDILANDTDYKEYTVDLSQEASWTGNSHIRIIRFDVPSPVSQASFGNVVEIDCITLSPDNPKIAQDSVLLNPVITAMFDDSTESKLTVYKNEGRNMSMAVEVPEDTQGRITVTDMFGKKLADESRSFTKGQQAVEIGIEGSLPGFYIVTFYNNKRKEKVSKKFMIRLQ; translated from the coding sequence ATGTTTAGAAAATCAGCTTTACTCATCAGTTTGGCACTGCTGACGGTCTTTTACGTTTGCAGGGCCCAAAGCACAAGCGATGTGGTCCTTAAGGACGGAGATAAAGTCAACTTTATCGGTAACAGCATCACCCATGCAGGTGAATTTCACAACTTCATCCTGCTTTATTATGCTACTCGTTTCCCGGAGGCGAATGTTACCTTTTACAACTCCGGCATCTGGGGCGACAATGCCAACAGTTTTCTTCGCCGAATGGATGAAGACATTCTTAACAAACCCGCCCATTATTCGGTGGTAATGGCCGGTATGAACGACGTAAACCGGGCGCTGTATGCGGCCGCAAACCAGGGAGATCCCGAAATTGAAGCAAAAAAGCAACGGGCTCTCAGCGACTATCGCGGCTACATGGAGCTCGTGATCCAGCGTCTCCAGGAGGCAAAAACGGAAGTAATTTTACAAAAGCCATCCATCTACGACCAAACGGGCGATTTGCCCGCTGAAAACATGTATGGGGTAAACGATGCATTACAGCAATGTGCCGTGATCGTTGACGAACTGGCCGCGGAATACAACCTGATGGTGGTAGATTACTGGACCATACTTAATACCCTGAATCAGCAGGTGCAGGCAAGCGATCCAAAAGCTACATTGATCAGCAACGACAGGATACACCCCGACACCCCCGGAAATTTCATTATGGCCTACCAGTTTCTGAAGGATACCGGGGTGCCGCGCACTGTGGCCGGCATTAACATCAGCGACGGAAAACTCAAACAGTCCAAGAACTGCAAGATCGACGACTTTCAGGCTTCAGATAGTTTAATTACCTTTTCTTATCTGGCCAACAGTCTTCCATTTCCGGTCGCTCCGGAGGCAGAGCCGGCCCTGGAATTGGTCCCTTTCATGCAGGAGCTCAATGCGGAAACCCTGAGGGTAAAAAAATTGCCCATTGGTGATTATGCATTGACGATCGACGACGTCTTCGTTGCTAACTATTCCAGTGAGGAGCTGGCGGCCGGAGTGAATCTGGCCCTTGAAAAAAATATGCCTCAATATAAACAGGCAGAGCAGGTAAGGGTACAAACGGTTCTCTACCGTTCGCTTCAGCGAAAGCTGCGCGACATTAAAAGAGTAGAGATCAACTACCTCCCCGATTCTATAAAAAATGGCACTTTTGAAGACATTAAAAACTATATAGAAACCCTAAAGAACGCGAATGATCCAAAATATACGCACAACAAAAATCTTTTTGACAATTATCTGATCAACAAGCCTGAGGAAAATGATATTGAGCAACAACTGCTCGCTGTAAACAACCAGATATATTCCATCAATAAGCCTGTCACACGGAAATTCCGCCTCAGCGCCGGTGCAATGACCGATCCTGACGCAGATATTACCCATGTCTGGGAATTTGAGGAGCCGGTGGTGAGCAACAAAGTAGAAGGGTGGACCATTGTCAACTATGGCAGCCCTGGCACCAGCAATGGAATTCTCAATCTTACAGGCATTCAGACCTACAACCACATCCGATACGATGTTCCTGCCGGTAATGCCATCGATCCTACTCAAAGCAAAACGGCCATTATCCGGTTGAAAAACGGTACGGAAGACACCAAAGCGCGATTTTATTGGTGGGGAAGCCAAGCTACCGCCGCATTTATTGAGTTCGATATTTCCGCCAATGATACTGAATTCAAAGAATACAAAATAGATTTAAGCAGGGATTCTCGATGGGATGGAACTATCAGCATTATCCGTTTTGATGTGCCTAGTCCGTTGCGTTCTTCCTCTTTCAGCAAGACCATCGACATTGATTATGTGAAAATGTCGGAAGAAGTTCTGGCGGAACCCGAACCCGAGCCGGTACAACCTATGGCGCCCCTGATCCCGTCGCCCTTTGGAGTAAATCTGGCCGGAGCGGAGTTTGGAAAAAACATGCCGGGTGTATATGGATCGGACTATACCTATCCTACAAGCGAAGAGCTCGATTATTTCAAATCCAAAGGTTTGAACCTGATAAGACTACCCTTTAAGTGGGAGCGAATTCAACATCAGCTCAACGGAACGCTTAATGTTGAGGAGTTGAACAGAATTAAAACCTTTGTAACTGCTGCTCGGGCCAGGGGAATGTGGGTATTGCTGGATATGCACAATTATGGCCGTAGGAAAATTGATACCACGGAGTATATCATCGGCGATCCGATTTTACCGGTTTCAGCAGCTGCGGATGTCTGGCGAAAACTTGCTGACGAATTTAAAACGAGTGAAAACATCTGGGGCTATGGCATCATGAATGAACCCCACGACATGTTGCCCAGTACCCCCTGGACTGAAATTGCCCAGGCGATCATTACGGAGATCAGAAGCGTGGATTCCACCACCACAATTGTGGTGGCCGGAGATAGCTGGAGTTCTGCGGAAAGGTGGCCTTCGGCGAGCGATAATCTGAAAAACCTCGAGGATCCTTCCGACAATCTGATCTTTGAAGGGCATGTCTATTTTGATGACGACGCTTCAGGAAAATATGATCAGAGTTATGACGATGAAGGGGCAGATCCAAACATAGGCATTACCCGGACAGCCCCATTCGTCAACTGGGTGAAACAAAACGGTTTCAGAGGGTTTATTGGAGAATATGGTGTGCCTGACGACGATCCACGGTGGTTGGTTACGCTCGACAACATGCTGGCATATCTAAAGGAAAATTGTGTCAACGGCACCTACTGGGCAGCGGGTCCTTGGTGGGGAAGCTACCGGCTGGCAGTAGAGCCTATAGGCGGCTCCGAACGGCCGCAGATGGCGGTACTGGAGCAATACAAAACAGCCAACTCGGAATGTGTGGCAGAGACAGACCCGCAAACGCACATTTGGGAGTTTAACGGAACGGTAGAAAACAACCGGATCGATGGCTGGACGATCGTTAATTACACGAACGCCAATTCCGCAGACGGAATTTTAAACCTGACGGTCTCGCAAACCTACCAGCATATCAAATACGATGTTCCTGCCAGCAACGCAATAGATCCCACCCACAGTAGGTATGCGGTAATTCGGTTAAAGAACGAGACCCCTGAAACCAAAGCCAGGTTTTACTGGTGGGGGCCGGTTGGCGACAATGTAGCCAATTTTATCGAATTCGACATTTCGGCTAATGACGCCGATTATAAAGAATACGTAGTCGATCTGAGCCAAAATACGGCCTGGACCGGCAAGAGCAATATCCGTATCATCCGTTTCGATGTTCCGGCTTTGGCGGGCGCCGCCTCTTTAGGTGAAAATGTACGCATAGACCAGGTGAAATTGCTTTCCTCGCTTCCGCAAATTCAGACTTATACCTGGCATTTTGACGAACCGGTGGTAAACAACAAGGTAGAGGGCTGGAATATTGTGAATTATACGAATGCCAGCACCTCCAACAGTGTACTTTCGCTCACAACTGCGCAAACCTACAACAACATCCGGTTTGATGTGCCGGTTGCGGAACCGATAGATCCTAGTGTTTACAAATATGCCACCATTAAAATGAAAAACGGAACTGGTGATTCGAAAGCCAGATTTTATTGGTGGGGGCCAGTAGGTGACAATGTTGCCCATTTTGTTGAGTTCGATATTTTAGCAAACGATACAGATTATAAGGAATATACCGTGGACCTGAGCCAGGAAGCGTCATGGACGGGAAACAGCCATATTAGGATTATCCGGTTCGATGTGCCCAGCCCGGTGAGTCAGGCTTCTTTTGGTAATGTGGTAGAGATAGATTGTATCACCCTGTCACCGGACAACCCGAAGATCGCTCAGGACAGTGTGCTTTTGAATCCTGTGATTACGGCGATGTTCGATGACAGCACGGAAAGCAAACTGACAGTTTACAAAAATGAAGGAAGAAACATGTCCATGGCCGTAGAGGTTCCGGAAGATACCCAGGGTAGGATTACGGTTACTGATATGTTTGGTAAAAAGCTTGCGGACGAATCTCGCTCTTTTACAAAAGGGCAACAAGCTGTTGAAATAGGGATAGAAGGTAGTCTTCCCGGATTTTATATTGTCACCTTTTATAACAACAAGAGAAAAGAAAAGGTTAGTAAAAAGTTCATGATACGATTACAATAA
- a CDS encoding LamG-like jellyroll fold domain-containing protein, protein MNTVRIFIFLVLTIFAGNLVAGHGDAEKPLQKLFFLDFEKGFSPNAMGENNPLNKNFPELISGVGGSAAFFEGGKVLQYPSPKNLNKEEGTISFWLKPGDEMPKQGPLTLFAENGPKDAGENSFRIELFPNRFIRFSLKDSRDSYIYYHKIGAWKRNEWHHLAITWNVKKGAFIYVDGKAVSTGWMPQWEAKVYDSFFIGAGNANGEEASQVAIDEFTIYNRELTEEEAGKEFLKYGHFSAQILFKDPFIQAGKENILIAELVNPTDHPVVLKNIVCMLTDNKGNELFNAGLGEQSLEKLSHKTLQIPMKTDKSGTFSFSLTYLENNERKRAVTPLHVYESREKAVTQDWSVQMVSHIKAAEKEPIAETGGTLVCEASFGKYREAGSHFNDRFAMDFEVEAVGEPHLAIVTYPDDKPRTMEIMLQHFNGAIDFQSHTGVLTGEEYPVTNATKEFEIVFWPRSKKQAFVFMTAEKKYPAAVKDIKIYKIDKFKVASAESNFRGSVPFRSSGLYYEDPVLFHNFGTGRDLQGFVTATDRLVQYLNSLGQTEFEYPLGWYAGPLYGTSVEPFQPDIDGAQGGQRPHPDGYPAYLINRLGEQNIKFTAGLHIHTLPSLNKYALADWERIDHGEETVININKDGKLWYGYWHGNDPNFNAADPRVMHAVDTIVMEIAERYAKEPAFDGISLVMAKPKLFTFGSLASGYNDSNLQRFQKASGIKIPGYVPGDSSRFRKSYEWLMENAEAKKAWIDWRCQILYEHYAAMGRKLAVYRPDLKLKLNIFVHLMHNQRLADYLNEPPVEVMREMGIDPARYKNEKNIVINHTLVPADLRWKRSHYPPAIPNIDRTIMTAPEMVTSMQGLENVRVTIHDRYWEDAVGREKPMEGLTAMGVSEMVWRASTLNATGFHSLEPYVIALNHLDAASIVKGGYVVGTFGMEKELSEFSKALQALPATKFEDIPSLADPVRVRKKVVDGKLYLYVLNTIPAPAEISLKLKEPGELREPATNEVYAKSKTLNLKLKPYDLRVFVSSSATQDIAGGKVKVDKEWLTSLEKSLTDMENQAEKQEKLFRKHKPYLELAREHWSKKHFSRVYFLLQEGWGEQEATAEK, encoded by the coding sequence ATGAACACAGTTCGCATCTTTATTTTCCTTGTCCTTACCATATTTGCCGGCAATTTAGTCGCAGGCCATGGCGATGCGGAAAAACCCTTGCAAAAGCTGTTTTTCCTCGATTTTGAAAAAGGCTTTTCGCCCAATGCAATGGGAGAAAACAACCCCTTGAACAAAAATTTTCCCGAACTGATCTCAGGAGTCGGCGGCAGTGCAGCCTTTTTTGAAGGCGGAAAAGTGTTACAATATCCTTCACCCAAAAACCTGAATAAAGAAGAAGGTACGATCAGCTTCTGGCTGAAGCCCGGAGACGAAATGCCGAAGCAGGGGCCGCTGACGCTATTTGCGGAAAACGGGCCGAAAGATGCAGGCGAAAACAGTTTCCGGATCGAGCTCTTTCCAAACCGTTTTATCCGTTTCAGCCTGAAGGACTCCAGGGATTCCTACATTTATTATCACAAGATTGGCGCCTGGAAAAGAAATGAATGGCATCACCTGGCCATCACCTGGAATGTGAAGAAAGGTGCTTTTATCTACGTAGACGGAAAAGCCGTGTCTACCGGGTGGATGCCCCAATGGGAAGCCAAAGTTTACGACAGTTTCTTTATCGGTGCAGGTAACGCCAACGGAGAAGAGGCATCACAGGTTGCCATCGACGAGTTTACCATTTACAATCGCGAACTTACAGAAGAGGAGGCAGGAAAAGAATTTCTTAAATATGGCCATTTCTCTGCCCAAATTTTGTTTAAAGATCCTTTTATTCAGGCAGGAAAAGAGAATATATTAATCGCAGAACTGGTCAACCCCACGGATCATCCGGTTGTGCTGAAGAACATCGTATGCATGCTCACCGATAACAAGGGCAACGAACTATTTAACGCTGGCCTGGGAGAGCAGTCGCTGGAGAAATTGAGTCACAAAACCCTACAGATCCCGATGAAAACAGATAAAAGCGGTACTTTCTCTTTTTCCCTCACATACCTTGAGAATAACGAAAGGAAGCGAGCCGTTACACCTCTTCATGTCTATGAAAGTAGAGAAAAGGCTGTAACGCAGGATTGGAGTGTTCAAATGGTATCTCACATAAAAGCAGCTGAAAAAGAACCCATAGCGGAAACCGGCGGAACCCTTGTTTGCGAAGCATCTTTTGGCAAATACCGGGAGGCGGGAAGCCACTTCAACGACCGGTTTGCGATGGATTTTGAAGTGGAGGCAGTGGGAGAGCCTCACCTGGCAATCGTGACTTATCCGGATGATAAACCGCGAACCATGGAAATTATGCTGCAACATTTCAATGGCGCCATAGACTTTCAATCGCATACCGGCGTCTTAACCGGTGAAGAATATCCGGTTACGAATGCTACTAAAGAATTTGAGATCGTGTTTTGGCCTCGTTCCAAAAAACAGGCATTTGTCTTTATGACTGCGGAAAAGAAGTATCCGGCGGCAGTGAAAGACATCAAAATTTATAAGATTGATAAATTTAAAGTCGCATCGGCTGAGAGCAATTTCCGTGGGAGCGTACCTTTCCGCAGTAGCGGATTGTATTATGAAGACCCTGTGTTGTTTCACAACTTCGGAACGGGAAGAGACCTTCAGGGATTCGTTACCGCTACCGATCGCCTGGTGCAATACCTGAATTCTCTGGGGCAGACGGAGTTTGAGTATCCACTGGGGTGGTATGCAGGGCCGTTATATGGAACGTCGGTCGAACCTTTCCAGCCAGACATCGATGGCGCACAAGGCGGTCAACGTCCTCATCCCGATGGCTACCCCGCATATCTGATAAATCGCCTGGGCGAGCAAAACATAAAATTTACGGCAGGTTTGCACATCCATACCCTGCCCAGCTTAAATAAATATGCATTGGCAGACTGGGAGAGAATCGACCACGGGGAAGAAACAGTTATCAACATCAACAAAGACGGAAAACTGTGGTACGGATACTGGCATGGCAACGACCCCAACTTCAATGCTGCAGATCCACGGGTCATGCATGCCGTAGATACCATTGTCATGGAAATCGCGGAGCGCTACGCGAAGGAACCTGCTTTTGATGGAATTTCCCTTGTTATGGCTAAACCAAAGCTTTTCACCTTTGGTTCGCTGGCTTCTGGTTATAACGATTCCAACCTGCAGCGCTTTCAAAAAGCTTCCGGTATTAAAATTCCCGGTTACGTTCCCGGCGATTCCAGCCGGTTCCGGAAAAGCTATGAATGGCTGATGGAAAATGCTGAAGCTAAAAAAGCCTGGATCGACTGGCGGTGCCAAATCTTATATGAACATTATGCTGCCATGGGCAGAAAATTGGCAGTTTATCGTCCGGATTTAAAGCTCAAGCTCAATATATTTGTCCACTTGATGCATAACCAGCGACTGGCAGACTACCTCAATGAACCGCCGGTAGAAGTTATGCGTGAAATGGGCATTGATCCTGCGCGGTATAAAAACGAAAAGAACATTGTCATTAATCATACGCTGGTGCCGGCAGATCTTAGGTGGAAGCGTTCTCATTATCCTCCCGCCATCCCCAATATAGACCGCACGATAATGACCGCTCCGGAGATGGTGACTTCCATGCAGGGCCTGGAAAACGTCCGCGTTACGATCCACGATCGTTATTGGGAAGACGCGGTAGGGCGGGAAAAACCAATGGAAGGCCTCACCGCAATGGGGGTAAGTGAAATGGTTTGGAGGGCATCAACCTTAAATGCCACCGGCTTTCACAGTCTGGAGCCGTATGTAATTGCGCTCAATCACCTCGATGCTGCGAGCATTGTGAAAGGAGGCTACGTGGTAGGTACTTTCGGCATGGAAAAAGAGCTGTCGGAATTTTCGAAAGCCCTTCAGGCTTTGCCGGCAACAAAATTTGAAGATATTCCAAGTCTTGCCGATCCGGTTCGGGTGAGGAAAAAGGTAGTGGACGGGAAGCTGTATCTCTATGTGCTGAATACTATTCCCGCTCCCGCAGAGATCAGCCTGAAATTAAAAGAACCGGGAGAACTACGGGAACCCGCGACAAATGAGGTTTATGCAAAGTCAAAAACATTAAACCTGAAGTTGAAACCCTACGACCTGCGGGTATTCGTCAGCTCGTCGGCCACCCAGGATATTGCCGGTGGTAAAGTAAAAGTGGATAAAGAGTGGCTGACCAGTCTTGAAAAGTCACTGACAGATATGGAAAACCAGGCAGAAAAACAGGAGAAGCTCTTCCGGAAGCACAAGCCTTATCTCGAGCTGGCAAGGGAACACTGGAGCAAAAAACATTTCTCGCGCGTGTACTTCCTATTGCAGGAGGGTTGGGGAGAACAAGAGGCTACAGCGGAGAAATAA